One Nitrospira sp. DNA window includes the following coding sequences:
- a CDS encoding MerR family transcriptional regulator, whose product MGNDPRLGSKVFYKIGEVSKIAKLPAYVLRFWESEFSFLKPKKSRGNQRLYVQRDVETVLEIKRMLYDEGHTLAGVKRYWARRGRATAKRGSRKELAQRVRGDLQAIIRVIDSYSP is encoded by the coding sequence ATGGGGAATGATCCCAGACTGGGAAGCAAGGTTTTTTATAAGATCGGAGAAGTCAGCAAGATTGCAAAATTGCCGGCCTATGTCTTGCGGTTTTGGGAGTCGGAGTTCAGCTTCTTAAAACCGAAAAAAAGCCGAGGCAACCAGAGGCTGTATGTGCAGCGAGATGTGGAGACGGTGCTGGAGATCAAGCGGATGCTCTATGACGAAGGGCACACGCTGGCCGGCGTCAAGCGCTACTGGGCCCGTCGAGGACGGGCCACTGCAAAGCGCGGATCGCGGAAAGAACTGGCACAGCGTGTCAGGGGTGATCTCCAGGCGATCATCAGGGTAATCGACTCCTATTCGCCTTGA
- a CDS encoding Leader peptidase (Prepilin peptidase) / N-methyltransferase, translating into MMLYIVVLLFGAVIGSFLNVCIYRLPREESVAWPASHCPSCGQAIAPYDNIPVISYLILRGRCRACRAPISIRYPLVEAVNAIAYVIVFWMFGFTATACVYAALVSALIVVTGTDLSHYMIPNAVTLPGIVIGLLCAVLILPVGIVDSLLGVLVGGGSLWFLAWVSPYIFGKEGMGGGDIKLMAMVGSFIGWQPTLLAIMIGSLLGSVIGSGLMVARIMRREQYIPFGPFLAIGAVLALLFHQPLFEWYWSLIDLP; encoded by the coding sequence ATGATGCTCTACATCGTCGTGTTGCTGTTCGGCGCTGTGATCGGCAGTTTCTTGAACGTCTGTATCTACCGATTGCCGCGCGAAGAGTCGGTGGCATGGCCGGCCTCTCATTGCCCCTCATGCGGACAGGCCATCGCGCCCTACGACAATATTCCAGTCATCAGTTATCTGATTTTGAGAGGTCGATGTCGTGCCTGCCGTGCGCCCATTTCTATCCGATATCCGTTGGTGGAAGCCGTTAACGCGATCGCCTATGTGATCGTCTTTTGGATGTTCGGTTTTACCGCGACGGCGTGCGTCTATGCCGCGCTGGTCTCTGCGCTGATCGTCGTTACGGGGACGGACCTCTCCCATTACATGATTCCGAATGCGGTGACGCTACCGGGGATCGTCATCGGATTGCTCTGCGCCGTCCTGATCCTGCCGGTCGGCATCGTTGATTCCCTCCTCGGGGTATTGGTGGGCGGGGGGAGCTTATGGTTTCTGGCCTGGGTCAGTCCCTATATCTTCGGGAAAGAGGGCATGGGCGGAGGCGATATCAAGCTGATGGCCATGGTCGGTTCGTTCATCGGATGGCAACCGACGCTGCTGGCCATCATGATCGGCTCGTTGCTGGGGTCCGTGATCGGAAGCGGGCTCATGGTGGCCCGGATCATGCGGCGGGAGCAGTACATCCCCTTCGGGCCCTTCCTTGCGATCGGGGCGGTCCTGGCCTTGCTGTTTCACCAACCCCTGTTTGAATGGTACTGGTCGCTGATCGATCTTCCGTAG
- a CDS encoding Aspartokinase, giving the protein MALIVHKYGGTSVGNVERIHRVAERVERAHKDGHHILVVLSAMSGETDRLLKLAHEVTGVPDERELDMLLSTGERVTIALLAMELRGRGINARSFTGRQVGIHTDSAHTKARISRVTADRIKEALSEGVVPVVAGFQGINASSDVTTLGRGGSDLTAVALAAALKADRCIIYTDVDGVYTADPNIVPAARRLEKISYEEMLEMASLGAKVLQSRSVEFAAKYSVPVEVNSSFKEGKGTLVTREDADMERVMVSGVTGDRNQAKITIVGVPDRPGIAARLFGAVAQANIVVDMIIQNVSQASMTDISFTVPKPDLRKAVDLVQHLAQEIGARSVAVTEAIAKVSLIGVGMRSHSGVAAKMFEVLSHEGVNIMMISTSEIKISCVIEEKYLELAMRALHTAFGLDRASAPALG; this is encoded by the coding sequence GTGGCGTTGATCGTTCATAAATACGGAGGTACATCCGTCGGCAATGTCGAGCGGATCCATCGCGTCGCCGAGCGGGTCGAACGGGCGCACAAAGACGGGCATCACATCCTTGTGGTGTTGTCGGCGATGAGCGGCGAAACGGATCGGTTGCTCAAGCTGGCCCATGAAGTGACCGGCGTACCTGACGAGCGCGAGTTGGACATGTTGCTCTCGACGGGTGAGCGGGTCACGATCGCCCTGTTGGCCATGGAACTCAGGGGGCGGGGCATCAACGCCCGTTCCTTTACCGGCCGGCAGGTTGGAATCCACACCGACAGTGCCCATACCAAGGCCAGGATTTCCCGCGTAACCGCGGATCGCATCAAGGAGGCGTTGTCGGAGGGGGTCGTTCCGGTGGTGGCGGGTTTTCAAGGTATCAATGCCAGCTCGGATGTGACGACGCTCGGTCGGGGCGGGTCCGACTTGACGGCGGTCGCGCTGGCCGCGGCACTCAAGGCCGATCGCTGCATTATTTATACGGATGTGGACGGGGTCTATACGGCCGATCCGAACATCGTGCCTGCCGCCCGCCGCCTGGAAAAAATCTCCTATGAAGAGATGCTGGAAATGGCGAGCCTCGGTGCCAAGGTGCTGCAGAGCCGCTCGGTCGAATTTGCGGCGAAATATTCCGTGCCGGTGGAGGTCAATTCGAGTTTCAAAGAAGGGAAGGGAACACTCGTGACACGTGAAGATGCCGATATGGAAAGGGTCATGGTGTCGGGAGTGACGGGGGACCGCAATCAGGCCAAGATTACGATCGTCGGGGTGCCGGATCGCCCCGGCATTGCCGCCCGCCTCTTCGGAGCCGTGGCGCAGGCGAATATCGTCGTGGACATGATCATTCAAAACGTCAGCCAGGCCTCCATGACCGACATTTCGTTCACCGTCCCGAAGCCGGATTTGCGGAAGGCCGTCGATCTCGTTCAGCACTTGGCCCAGGAAATCGGCGCGCGCTCGGTGGCGGTGACGGAAGCCATCGCCAAAGTGTCTCTCATCGGGGTGGGCATGCGGTCCCATTCCGGTGTGGCGGCGAAGATGTTCGAGGTGTTGTCGCACGAGGGCGTGAACATCATGATGATCAGCACGTCGGAAATAAAAATCTCTTGTGTCATTGAGGAAAAGTATCTTGAACTGGCAATGCGCGCGCTCCATACGGCATTCGGCCTGGATCGGGCATCCGCTCCTGCTTTGGGGTAA
- a CDS encoding Cysteinyl-tRNA synthetase: protein MLRVYNTLSGNKDLFEPLVPGKVRMYVCGVTVYDYCHLGHARSALVFDVLRRYLEFSGYTVEFAKNFTDVDDKIIKRANEQGVSCEDITSKYIDAYYKDMEKLGVHRATLEPRATEHIADIVTLVDRLLAKGMAYRVDGDVYFQVDRYPLYGRLSKRRIDDLQAGARVDVDERKRHPMDFALWKGSKPGEPSWESPWGPGRPGWHIECSAMAMRHLGETFDIHGGGMDLIFPHHENEIAQSCGATGREFARYWVHNGFVQINQEKMSKSLGNFFTIREIFQQSEWPDAVTGEILRYFLLSTHYRSPLDFSDQSLREAKGALNGFYDLFERLNEPGPDRGAADHQMREVAERTRQRFVEAMDDDLNSPAAVAALQKLRGEANKAIEAGLSHEMRRTVRQEFRTSGAVLGLLQPDNWQFKSRIRQTSVGEPGGAVAALSDEDIAGRLAARIEAKKAKDYRLADQIRAELASRGITIEDRPDGTSRWKR, encoded by the coding sequence ATGCTGCGTGTCTACAATACGTTGTCTGGAAACAAGGACCTGTTCGAGCCATTGGTGCCCGGGAAGGTCCGCATGTATGTCTGCGGGGTGACGGTCTATGACTATTGCCACCTTGGACATGCCCGCAGTGCACTGGTCTTCGACGTGCTGCGGCGCTATCTGGAATTTTCAGGCTACACCGTCGAATTTGCCAAGAACTTCACGGATGTGGACGACAAAATCATCAAACGGGCGAATGAGCAGGGGGTGAGTTGCGAGGACATTACCTCCAAGTACATCGACGCCTATTACAAGGATATGGAGAAACTGGGCGTGCATCGGGCCACGCTCGAGCCCAGGGCCACGGAGCATATCGCCGATATCGTGACGCTCGTCGACCGGTTGCTGGCGAAGGGGATGGCCTATCGCGTCGACGGGGATGTCTATTTTCAGGTCGATCGGTATCCCCTGTACGGCAGGCTCTCCAAGCGGAGAATCGACGATTTACAGGCAGGGGCTCGCGTGGACGTGGATGAGCGCAAACGCCATCCTATGGACTTTGCGTTGTGGAAGGGCAGCAAACCCGGTGAGCCTTCCTGGGAAAGTCCTTGGGGGCCTGGCAGGCCTGGATGGCATATCGAATGTTCTGCCATGGCCATGAGACACCTCGGCGAAACCTTCGACATCCATGGCGGCGGGATGGACCTGATTTTTCCCCACCACGAGAATGAGATCGCGCAGTCTTGCGGCGCGACCGGCCGGGAATTCGCGCGGTACTGGGTTCACAATGGATTCGTCCAGATCAACCAAGAAAAGATGTCCAAGTCCTTGGGAAACTTTTTTACGATCCGAGAGATTTTTCAGCAATCCGAGTGGCCGGACGCCGTGACCGGCGAGATCCTGCGCTATTTTCTCCTCTCCACCCACTATCGCAGTCCGTTGGATTTTTCAGATCAAAGTTTGCGGGAGGCGAAGGGCGCGCTCAATGGATTTTACGATCTCTTCGAGCGCCTGAATGAGCCTGGTCCGGATCGAGGTGCGGCTGATCACCAAATGCGAGAGGTGGCGGAGCGGACGCGACAAAGGTTCGTTGAAGCCATGGATGATGACCTGAATAGTCCCGCAGCCGTGGCTGCGTTGCAGAAGCTGCGGGGAGAAGCCAATAAGGCCATCGAAGCCGGCTTGTCGCACGAAATGCGACGTACGGTGCGGCAGGAGTTCCGTACGTCGGGAGCGGTACTCGGGCTCTTGCAGCCGGACAACTGGCAATTCAAGAGCCGGATCCGACAGACATCAGTCGGCGAGCCGGGAGGGGCGGTGGCGGCACTATCCGATGAGGATATCGCCGGCCGGCTTGCGGCGCGCATCGAGGCGAAAAAGGCCAAAGATTACAGGCTTGCCGACCAGATCCGCGCAGAACTGGCTTCCCGTGGCATTACGATCGAGGATCGCCCAGATGGCACGAGTCGATGGAAACGATAG
- a CDS encoding Two-component transcriptional response regulator, LuxR family: protein MSTAAKMNKSSRNASSPEPALPPRKRRPEALTTREQEILELIWTGFKNKEIAQRLKISVKTVEAHRANMMKKIRVSNTAQLLKAAIQGKMLRLR from the coding sequence ATGTCGACAGCGGCCAAAATGAACAAGAGCTCAAGAAACGCATCGTCGCCCGAGCCGGCATTACCCCCGCGTAAACGACGACCCGAAGCCCTCACGACCCGTGAACAGGAGATTCTGGAGCTGATCTGGACCGGCTTCAAGAATAAAGAAATCGCCCAACGGTTGAAAATCAGCGTCAAAACGGTCGAGGCTCACCGAGCGAATATGATGAAAAAAATCCGGGTCTCCAATACCGCCCAACTCCTCAAGGCCGCCATTCAAGGAAAAATGCTCCGACTCCGGTAA
- a CDS encoding Integration host factor alpha subunit, which produces MRKADIANEIFKQVGVSKNDAADIVELVLNLLKGVLQKGDAVKIAGFGNFVVRSKGARKGRNPRTGEEIGITPRRVVTFRPSQVFKKYVNS; this is translated from the coding sequence ATGAGAAAGGCGGATATCGCAAACGAGATTTTCAAGCAGGTTGGAGTGTCCAAAAACGATGCAGCCGATATCGTCGAACTCGTGCTCAATCTGTTGAAGGGCGTGTTGCAGAAAGGCGATGCGGTCAAGATCGCAGGGTTTGGAAATTTTGTCGTGCGGAGCAAGGGGGCGCGCAAGGGACGCAATCCACGGACCGGCGAAGAAATCGGGATTACTCCCCGTCGAGTGGTGACGTTTCGGCCCAGTCAGGTCTTTAAGAAGTACGTCAATTCCTAG
- a CDS encoding 23S rRNA (guanosine(2251)-2'-O)-methyltransferase — protein sequence MARVDGNDSPSEVIYGLHAVREALRAGVRPLQRLLLLGTDRQFADIVQSAREKRVPVHIEPRAALDRLVPGGRHQGVVGLVAAKAYVEPDDILLSAQGEGKTPLLVLLDGVEDPHNLGAILRTAESSGVQGVFIPERRAVGLTSVVAKASAGAVDHMPVGRVPNLSRLIERLQDAGLWVYALDADAPKVYTALDFRGPVALVFGGEGKGVRPGVRGACDDAAHIPMLGKVGSLNVSAAAAVVLYEALRQRREGAAGKP from the coding sequence ATGGCACGAGTCGATGGAAACGATAGCCCCTCGGAAGTGATCTACGGCCTCCATGCCGTGCGCGAGGCGCTTCGCGCCGGTGTTCGTCCCCTCCAGCGCCTGCTCCTATTGGGCACCGATCGACAGTTCGCTGACATAGTCCAGTCGGCAAGGGAGAAACGGGTGCCGGTGCATATCGAACCGCGAGCGGCTCTCGACCGGCTCGTCCCCGGCGGTCGCCACCAGGGAGTCGTCGGGTTGGTCGCCGCCAAGGCCTATGTCGAACCGGATGATATTCTTTTGTCGGCGCAGGGGGAGGGGAAGACTCCGCTGTTGGTCCTGCTCGACGGCGTGGAGGATCCGCATAACCTGGGCGCCATCCTGCGAACGGCCGAATCTTCCGGTGTGCAGGGGGTATTCATTCCCGAGCGTCGCGCGGTGGGATTGACCAGCGTCGTGGCAAAGGCCTCTGCCGGCGCAGTTGATCATATGCCTGTCGGGCGGGTGCCGAATCTCTCTCGTTTGATCGAGCGTCTCCAGGATGCGGGGCTGTGGGTCTACGCATTGGACGCCGACGCTCCCAAAGTCTACACGGCGCTGGATTTTCGAGGGCCGGTTGCGCTCGTATTCGGCGGGGAGGGGAAGGGGGTTCGTCCGGGCGTGCGTGGAGCCTGTGACGATGCGGCGCACATCCCCATGCTTGGGAAGGTCGGTTCGCTCAATGTCTCGGCGGCGGCGGCCGTCGTGTTGTACGAGGCGTTGCGCCAGCGACGGGAGGGTGCGGCCGGAAAGCCGTGA
- a CDS encoding (R)-citramalate synthase, which produces MKQRSTAPRRSRTSESVTAPALTATQASALEIYDTTLRDGAQAEDVSFSVEDKIRIAQQLDELGVQFIEGGWPGANPKDIEFFRMVKTIPFRHATVVAFGSTRKASNSVRKDKNLQALLASETRTITLFGKSWSFQVTDALNISLVKNLELIEDSIHYLRSKDRRVFYDAEHFFDGYKANPEYALQTIRKAIAGGAERVILCDTNGGTMPWEIREICRVVKQECPVPLGIHAHNDSEMAVANSLVAVESGILQVQGTINGIGERCGNANLCSIIPNLQLKMRRPALGDNLARLKDVSGFVTEIANLMPNKHQPYVGDAAFAHKGGVHIHAVLKNAATYEHVDPDEVGNRRRILVSDYAGRSGLLEKVEAYGISLNKNHAKLGELVDTLKERESQGYQFEGAEGSFELLMRKAMGSHRPSFQLLGFRVIVEKKQEQGMLLSEATVMVKVGDVIEHTAAVGAGPVNALDHALRKALEKFYPQLREVKLLDYKVRVLSANKGTESKVRVLIESGDHKDKWGTVGVSENIMEASWQALADSIEYKLLLRDH; this is translated from the coding sequence ATGAAACAACGATCCACAGCGCCGCGCCGATCCCGCACCTCGGAATCCGTCACGGCGCCGGCTCTCACCGCGACTCAGGCCTCTGCGCTTGAAATCTACGATACGACCTTGCGCGACGGAGCCCAGGCGGAGGACGTCAGTTTCTCCGTCGAGGATAAGATCCGCATCGCCCAACAGCTCGACGAACTCGGTGTACAGTTCATCGAAGGCGGGTGGCCCGGCGCCAATCCGAAAGACATCGAGTTCTTTCGGATGGTCAAGACGATCCCCTTTCGGCATGCGACCGTCGTGGCCTTCGGCTCGACCAGAAAGGCCAGCAACTCGGTCCGCAAAGACAAGAACCTCCAAGCCTTGCTGGCGTCCGAAACCCGCACGATCACGCTCTTCGGCAAGAGCTGGTCGTTCCAGGTCACGGACGCGCTGAATATTTCGCTCGTCAAGAACCTGGAATTGATCGAGGACTCGATCCATTACCTTCGCTCGAAGGATCGCCGGGTGTTCTATGATGCCGAACATTTTTTCGACGGCTATAAGGCGAACCCGGAGTATGCCTTGCAGACAATTCGAAAGGCGATCGCCGGCGGCGCCGAGCGGGTGATTCTGTGCGACACGAACGGCGGCACGATGCCTTGGGAAATCCGCGAAATTTGCCGGGTGGTCAAGCAGGAATGTCCCGTTCCGCTGGGGATCCATGCGCACAACGACAGTGAAATGGCGGTCGCCAATTCTCTCGTGGCCGTGGAGTCCGGAATTCTACAGGTCCAAGGCACGATCAATGGGATCGGCGAACGCTGTGGGAACGCGAACCTCTGTTCCATCATCCCGAATTTGCAGTTGAAGATGCGGCGTCCCGCCCTCGGGGACAATCTCGCGCGCCTGAAAGACGTGTCGGGGTTCGTGACGGAGATCGCCAACTTGATGCCCAATAAGCACCAACCCTACGTCGGGGATGCAGCCTTCGCGCACAAGGGCGGCGTCCACATCCATGCGGTGCTCAAGAACGCGGCGACCTACGAGCATGTCGACCCGGACGAAGTCGGGAATCGCCGTCGGATTCTGGTGTCGGATTATGCCGGACGAAGCGGTCTATTGGAAAAGGTCGAGGCCTACGGCATTTCGCTGAACAAGAACCATGCGAAGCTGGGAGAACTGGTCGACACGCTCAAGGAGCGTGAAAGCCAAGGCTATCAATTCGAAGGCGCGGAAGGATCGTTCGAGTTGTTGATGCGAAAAGCCATGGGCAGCCATCGCCCGTCCTTTCAATTGCTGGGCTTCCGGGTGATCGTCGAGAAAAAACAGGAGCAGGGCATGCTCTTGTCCGAAGCGACGGTCATGGTGAAGGTCGGCGATGTGATCGAACATACCGCAGCCGTGGGAGCCGGCCCGGTGAATGCCCTCGACCACGCGCTTCGCAAGGCCTTGGAAAAGTTCTATCCGCAACTCCGCGAAGTAAAACTCCTGGACTATAAGGTCCGCGTGTTGTCCGCCAACAAAGGAACGGAATCCAAGGTCCGGGTCTTGATCGAATCGGGAGACCACAAAGACAAGTGGGGAACGGTCGGCGTATCGGAGAACATCATGGAAGCCAGTTGGCAAGCACTGGCCGATAGTATCGAGTACAAATTGCTCCTCAGAGATCACTGA
- a CDS encoding DedA family protein, producing MTALIEWLIEQLGRFVIAAISTFGYTGIVITMAIESACIPLPSEIIMPFSGYLVSTGQFSMLGVTLAGAIGNVFGSLVAYYVGVWGGRPFVERYGRYFLVSQHDLELADRWFTKHGDAAVLISRLLPVVRTFISLPAGIARMDVTKFVIFSFVGALPWCYALAYVGLKMGEHWNQLREYFHHADLVIGLFLAVGLGYFLWSHWPKRRPSLE from the coding sequence ATGACGGCGTTGATCGAGTGGTTGATCGAACAGCTCGGGCGATTCGTCATCGCGGCGATTTCGACGTTCGGCTACACCGGCATTGTGATCACGATGGCGATCGAGAGCGCCTGTATTCCCCTGCCGAGCGAAATCATCATGCCGTTTTCCGGCTACCTTGTCTCAACCGGCCAGTTCTCGATGCTCGGGGTGACGCTCGCCGGCGCGATCGGCAACGTGTTCGGCTCGCTGGTCGCTTATTATGTCGGAGTCTGGGGAGGGCGGCCGTTCGTCGAGCGGTACGGCCGGTATTTCCTGGTCTCGCAGCATGATTTGGAGTTAGCCGATCGGTGGTTTACGAAACATGGCGACGCGGCGGTGCTGATCAGCCGACTCCTGCCGGTCGTGCGGACTTTCATTTCGCTCCCGGCCGGGATCGCCCGCATGGACGTGACGAAGTTTGTGATATTTTCGTTCGTCGGGGCCCTGCCCTGGTGTTATGCGCTCGCCTATGTGGGGTTGAAGATGGGTGAGCATTGGAATCAATTGCGTGAGTATTTCCATCATGCGGATCTGGTGATCGGGCTGTTCCTTGCCGTAGGGCTCGGCTATTTTCTCTGGTCGCATTGGCCGAAGCGCCGACCTTCTCTGGAGTAA
- a CDS encoding 5'-nucleotidase SurE — protein MARARILVTNDDGITSPGIHAVAAALRALGEVWIVAPDRERTAVGHAVTLHKPLRITKMGPRVFMVNGTPVDCVNLALVKVLPGRPALIVSGINRGVNLGDDVMYSGTVSAALEGTILGIPSMAVSQEGEHEFRFDVGARYAARVAQEVLLHGLPPETILNVNIPNGPFRSIKGVKVTCLSRRRFENPIVEKVDPRGRKYYWIAGTRQSWSRRNDADHEALERHLVSVTPIHLDTTHYAVFEQFKAWERPLSRPPARRVPASPRSRRRART, from the coding sequence GTGGCACGTGCGAGAATCCTTGTGACCAACGATGACGGGATTACATCCCCCGGGATCCATGCGGTGGCGGCCGCGCTGCGCGCGCTGGGAGAGGTATGGATCGTGGCGCCCGATCGAGAGCGGACGGCAGTGGGGCACGCGGTTACATTACACAAGCCGCTTCGCATTACCAAGATGGGGCCGCGTGTCTTCATGGTGAACGGGACTCCTGTGGACTGTGTCAATCTGGCCCTGGTGAAGGTCTTGCCGGGGCGGCCCGCGTTGATCGTGTCCGGTATCAATAGAGGGGTGAATCTCGGCGATGACGTAATGTATTCCGGAACCGTTTCGGCCGCCCTGGAAGGGACGATCCTCGGCATCCCCTCGATGGCCGTGTCGCAGGAGGGCGAACACGAGTTTCGGTTCGACGTGGGGGCACGATATGCGGCTCGAGTCGCACAGGAGGTGCTCTTACACGGATTGCCGCCGGAAACCATTTTGAACGTGAATATTCCGAACGGCCCGTTTCGATCCATCAAGGGAGTCAAGGTGACCTGCCTGAGTCGGCGCCGTTTCGAAAATCCCATCGTCGAGAAAGTCGATCCGAGGGGGCGCAAGTATTACTGGATCGCCGGGACACGCCAATCGTGGAGTCGCCGGAACGACGCCGACCACGAAGCGCTGGAGCGCCATCTGGTGTCCGTGACCCCGATCCATCTCGACACAACCCATTACGCCGTGTTCGAACAATTCAAAGCATGGGAACGGCCTCTCTCGCGACCGCCTGCGCGCAGGGTGCCGGCGAGTCCGCGTTCGCGTAGGAGGGCACGGACATGA